The following nucleotide sequence is from Candidatus Hydrogenedens sp..
GGAATAAACACTTAAGAGACCTAATCGCTATAACTGAATATATCAAAAATACAACAAATAAACATCACTTTTATGGTGTAGGTCATTCATTTGGTGCTGCCTGTCTAAGTCAGGCAACCTTATTTAATAAGAATATTCAATGGAAAAAAATAATTCTTATTGAACCTATTATTGGTCCCGATATATTTGATTTTAGACAAGAAATAATGTCTGAAATAGCCAGAAAACGGCGACCTATGTTTAGCAAAGAACAATTAGATAATCAGTTAAGGAACAAACATCCTTACAAAAGCTGGGACATGAACATGTGGGAGATATATAAAAAACATGGATTCATAGTAAATGAAAATAATGATTATTTATTAAAGTGCAGTCCAGAAATAGAGTCATATCAGTATTTATTTGGAAACCCTAAAGGATGGTTTAATAAACTGAAGAAAATCCATGTACCTACCTTAATCATCTACGGCGAAAAAAGTGAACTATTACCCATCGCATATTATCAATTAGAACAAATACCAAAGGCATTTCTTGTAAAAATTCCTAAGGCAACTCATTTTATCACACAAGAACATCCCCAGACCATAGTTAACTGGATAAAAAACTGGTTCTAAAAATTTGACTCCAAC
It contains:
- a CDS encoding alpha/beta hydrolase; translation: MKQHFLKVDSNIRLSIYDFGGIGPPLIFCHFTGGLGMLWQPIAEKLLTKFHCFAYDARGHGNSSKPDNINFYDWNKHLRDLIAITEYIKNTTNKHHFYGVGHSFGAACLSQATLFNKNIQWKKIILIEPIIGPDIFDFRQEIMSEIARKRRPMFSKEQLDNQLRNKHPYKSWDMNMWEIYKKHGFIVNENNDYLLKCSPEIESYQYLFGNPKGWFNKLKKIHVPTLIIYGEKSELLPIAYYQLEQIPKAFLVKIPKATHFITQEHPQTIVNWIKNWF